A single Planktothrix serta PCC 8927 DNA region contains:
- a CDS encoding tetratricopeptide repeat protein, with protein sequence MSLSLEQQINYWTKYRSSHPDDVRAYIQRGMVYFKLAKIAESIQDFDHAEQLNSTVKPYLWQRGLSYYYSQQYQLGAEQFEIDLTVNSQDVEETVWRYLCIAQFQGVEAAKNTLLPVKNDPRPVLRSVYDLFAGNCTPEDLLKIGQKDGKRGNFYSHLYLGLYHEAEQNIEQAKTYINQAATEYQIDDYMWNLAVVHQQLRL encoded by the coding sequence TTAGAACAACAAATTAATTACTGGACTAAATATCGATCTTCCCATCCTGATGATGTTAGAGCTTATATTCAACGAGGAATGGTTTATTTTAAATTAGCAAAAATTGCTGAATCAATTCAAGACTTTGATCACGCTGAACAATTAAATTCTACCGTTAAACCCTATCTGTGGCAACGGGGGTTATCCTATTATTATTCCCAGCAATATCAACTCGGTGCAGAACAATTTGAAATCGATTTAACCGTTAATTCCCAAGACGTTGAGGAAACGGTTTGGCGTTATTTATGTATTGCCCAATTCCAAGGAGTTGAAGCCGCTAAAAATACCCTGCTTCCGGTTAAAAATGATCCCCGTCCTGTTCTCAGAAGCGTTTATGATCTTTTTGCGGGAAATTGTACCCCGGAAGATTTATTAAAAATCGGGCAAAAAGACGGAAAACGAGGAAATTTTTATAGCCATCTTTATTTAGGATTATATCATGAAGCGGAACAAAATATAGAACAAGCTAAAACCTATATTAATCAAGCTGCAACTGAATATCAAATTGATGATTATATGTGGAATTTAGCCGTTGTTCATCAACAACTGAGGTTATAA